The genomic DNA TACTATTTTAAATCGAATATTTAATGCTACGTCGTGAATGCATGTAAGCGAGTAGTGCAAATACAAAGTAGATGATTGTATATACACCCATCGCAATGAATACAGGGATAAAGCTTTGGCCATCCATTAATTCATTGAATGCTCTTGCAGCAAAGCCTGCATGAAGCAATCCGATGATCAATGGTAATCCAAAATTAAATACGACTTTTAATGCTAAACCTTTAAACATATCTTGATGCGTGTAACCCATTTTGCGTAAAATACGATAGTTTTGCATCTCATCCTCTGTCTCATCCATTTGTTTAATATAAATAATACATCCTGCAGCAATTAAGAACGCAATACCTAAGAAGCTGCTCACAAATAAAAACATTCCTGAAAATTGTAGTTGTTCGGTAAGCAATGATGATCGGTTTTGAGGTATTTCCTTATTATATTGTTGATTCCACTTTTCAGCTGCTTTGATATCTTTTTCATTTTTCAAATCATATCCAATTTGCGTCGTTGGGCCACTTTCTTTGTTATTTAATTGCGTTGTTTGTAAAGTTTTAAAATCTTTGTCATTCACTACTGCAAGTGACTGCCCAATAATAATTCTATTTGCAACATAAAATTGATTTGAAATATCTTTAACTTTTAATTGGACGTATTTTTTATCATTCCCTAGTCGCATTTGGATGCCTTTTTTCAAACCAGAGATGTTGTTAGAGACACTGCTTCCATTTACAAATGCAACCTCACCTTTATTCACCTGCACATCATCAATTTCTTTATCGCTTACAACGGGTGTAACAGTGTAGTTTTTATCCACATCACTCCCTTCTTTCAAAATGGATACATCAATCATATGCAAGACATTTTTGTCATATGGGATGTGATGCGATTTTAATTGATTTTCAAATTGTTGTGCTGATTTTTCTTTCATATAAGTAAATTCATGAGGACTCATAATGTCTACATTTTTTTGAATATTCGCTTGGCCAATAGCCGCAAAAGATAAAATCGTTATCGTAATGGCAGAAATAATACCAATAGCGGTTAGAGAAAAAGCATTTTTCTTCATTCTGTGCATAATAGAAGCTGTAAATACAACATCTGTCACATTCACATAGCCATGTTTACTTCTCTTAAGTGCTTTAAAAATAAGTGACACCGAACTTCTAAAGAAAAAGTAGGCGCCTAGCACTGTAGTTAATAAAATCAATGGTATTAATGTCATAATAAGCGTTGCTTCTCTTAGCATTATGACAGAAAGGTAATAACCGGTACCAATCATTACAATACCGAGTATTCCTAAAATAACGTCTCTTTTAGTAATTTGGGCTTGAGGCGCTTCAGTTTGCTTGATATCATTCATCATTTGGATGATAGAACGTCGCTTTAAGAACAAGTAACTTTGAATCATAATAAGCAAGAAAGATAAGATAACAAGAACTAAAGTGACACCTAAAGCTTGAGGCTCAAATGCAATTTTGATTTCCAGCGGTAAATGCGCTACGTTTTTAATAATTAATAAGAGTAGGCGTGAACCAAATAAGCCTATAATGCCCCCAATGAATGTTGTCGAAATGAAAATAACAATTTGTTCTAGCCCGAGCATGCGCATTAAGTCTTTACGCGACAAACCAATTAACTGAAATAGCGCAAAACTCTTTGTTCTTCTTTTAATAAACAACCAATTTGCATAAAGTAAAAAGACAATAATAATGACAAATAAAAACTTTTCACCAATGGCTGCACTGTTTTTCAATAATTTTGCGGACTCTGAATGTGTAATATCGTCTGTATATTTCAATGTCACAAAACTAAAGTACAACGAGATACTGAGTAGCAAAGAAAACAAATATATCGCATAATGGCGCAAATTTTGGCGGAAATTTTTAAGTACAATATGACTAAAACGCATGCTGTACACCACCTAACACACTTTGATTTTGAATGATTTCTTGGTAAAAGTGTGAAGCGGGTTTGTCCCCTTGATACAATTCTGTATGAATTTGACCATCTTTCAACATAATCACGCGATGCGCATAACTTGCTGCTACCGGATCATGTGTCACCATCACAATTGTTGTTTTCATGTGACGATTAATCATATCTAATCGTTTTAATAAATCTTGTGCACTTTTAGAATCTAATGCCCCTGTAGGTTCATCTGCAAAAATAATCGCAGGTTTACTAATTAATGCACGTGCCGCTGCTGTTCTCTGTTTTTGACCGCCTGATATTTCATTCGGATATTTATGGCTCAAATCTGTGATTCCGAGCGCATCTGTCACTTCTTGGTAGCGTTGCTCCGCTTCAGCCTTATTCATTTTTCCGATAGATAAAGGCAACATGATATTTTCACGTACAGTCAAAGTGTCTAAAACATTATAATCTTGAAAAATAAAACCGACATTTTGTTTTCTGAAGTGAGAGAGTTGTTTGTTCGACATACGCGTGATGTCTTGTTTGTTCACTTCAATCGTTCCTCTTGATACGTAATCAATTGAACTTAAAACATTTAATAATGTCGTCTTACCCGAACCAGAAGGCCCCATAATCGCTACAAATGCGCCTTCTTCAACTTTGAAATTAATGTCTTTTAAAACTTCAAAGCTTTGTTTTTTATTCCCATATATTTTACTAACATGACTCACATTTAAAATGGACACGATTCCTCACTCCTTCATCAAATTTATAATGCTATTTTATAGTGAATACAATGATAAATCGTGCGTATCATGTGACAAAACGCATGTCTTATGTGACATTTTTGTCACTTTGACATGCGTGCAATGTTTTCGTTCTGCATTGGAAAATGAATTGAGACTGTTGTGCCT from Staphylococcus schleiferi includes the following:
- a CDS encoding FtsX-like permease family protein produces the protein MRFSHIVLKNFRQNLRHYAIYLFSLLLSISLYFSFVTLKYTDDITHSESAKLLKNSAAIGEKFLFVIIIVFLLYANWLFIKRRTKSFALFQLIGLSRKDLMRMLGLEQIVIFISTTFIGGIIGLFGSRLLLLIIKNVAHLPLEIKIAFEPQALGVTLVLVILSFLLIMIQSYLFLKRRSIIQMMNDIKQTEAPQAQITKRDVILGILGIVMIGTGYYLSVIMLREATLIMTLIPLILLTTVLGAYFFFRSSVSLIFKALKRSKHGYVNVTDVVFTASIMHRMKKNAFSLTAIGIISAITITILSFAAIGQANIQKNVDIMSPHEFTYMKEKSAQQFENQLKSHHIPYDKNVLHMIDVSILKEGSDVDKNYTVTPVVSDKEIDDVQVNKGEVAFVNGSSVSNNISGLKKGIQMRLGNDKKYVQLKVKDISNQFYVANRIIIGQSLAVVNDKDFKTLQTTQLNNKESGPTTQIGYDLKNEKDIKAAEKWNQQYNKEIPQNRSSLLTEQLQFSGMFLFVSSFLGIAFLIAAGCIIYIKQMDETEDEMQNYRILRKMGYTHQDMFKGLALKVVFNFGLPLIIGLLHAGFAARAFNELMDGQSFIPVFIAMGVYTIIYFVFALLAYMHSRRSIKYSI
- a CDS encoding ABC transporter ATP-binding protein — translated: MSILNVSHVSKIYGNKKQSFEVLKDINFKVEEGAFVAIMGPSGSGKTTLLNVLSSIDYVSRGTIEVNKQDITRMSNKQLSHFRKQNVGFIFQDYNVLDTLTVRENIMLPLSIGKMNKAEAEQRYQEVTDALGITDLSHKYPNEISGGQKQRTAAARALISKPAIIFADEPTGALDSKSAQDLLKRLDMINRHMKTTIVMVTHDPVAASYAHRVIMLKDGQIHTELYQGDKPASHFYQEIIQNQSVLGGVQHAF